One segment of bacterium DNA contains the following:
- a CDS encoding PEP-CTERM sorting domain-containing protein produces the protein MPLRFVLVLALGLADPAVAAPILDQSSWPPTAEVWTDANSWTDQSFTVGRTGQLVAIDVWVLHAPAEGATLQLSFPNMGDVGVSGLIPGGPTGLVAIDLTPFGFQVVAGDLMQFKFNLVGDSDLLGLGATDGVYAAGDATWTCGLALSCINPAGPGEPLLRPGTLPLAPLDIAFRTYVSVPEPTTHALFALGLGALAALRRSPD, from the coding sequence GTCCTGGTTCTCGCGCTCGGCCTCGCCGACCCGGCCGTTGCCGCGCCGATTCTCGACCAATCCTCCTGGCCGCCCACGGCCGAGGTCTGGACCGACGCCAATTCGTGGACCGACCAGAGTTTCACCGTGGGGCGCACCGGCCAGCTCGTGGCGATTGACGTGTGGGTTCTCCACGCCCCCGCAGAAGGTGCCACGCTGCAGCTCTCGTTCCCGAACATGGGCGATGTCGGCGTCTCCGGCCTGATACCGGGAGGGCCGACTGGCTTGGTTGCCATTGACCTGACGCCCTTCGGCTTCCAAGTGGTGGCAGGCGACTTGATGCAGTTCAAGTTCAACCTCGTCGGAGACTCCGATCTACTGGGGCTTGGTGCGACCGACGGCGTGTACGCCGCCGGAGATGCGACGTGGACCTGCGGGCTTGCCCTCAGCTGCATCAACCCGGCGGGCCCGGGTGAGCCGCTTCTCCGTCCGGGTACGTTGCCCCTAGCGCCCCTCGACATTGCTTTCCGGACCTACGTTTCCGTCCCCGAGCCGACGACGCATGCCCTATTCGCCTTGGGCCTTGGAGCTCTCGCCGCTCTTCGAAGAAGCCCAGATTGA